GGGTGATAATAGGGGTTTCTGCGAGCACAATAGGGGCCGTTTTTGGTCAGGCTCTACAGATGGCCATCCTCCACCTGCCCTCTCCTAACGgggagatggttgcccttctgcGCACTTTACTTTCACTATATTATTGTTTGAGTTTGGACATACTTTCACCTAAAACTGAAACATACAGAATCTTAATCAAAGACAATTTGGGCACTTTTAAGCACTTTACAAAGTTGTATTATCTTTGGATTTTTTGTTTCAGTAGGTTTAAAGACTGATTTAATAAATTATCAAATGCATCTCCGAAAGCATATTTTGAAGCTATTGGCATTAATTAGCGTGTCATGTGAAACAATCGAAACTCAGGCAAAATATGACAGCCAAAATCTCAATTTATTGAGTTCAAACTTGGAGAAAATATGACCTAAATCCATCtgaaataaatataaacatttttgttttcggtCGGAGCATGCCCGGCACAGAAAAAGACGTGTCATTATGCCTCCTATCAATTTGCCACGAGCGGTGAGACAATACAATTAGCATACTATTGCGCCATTCAGGTCAACCAATCAGGGTGCTGCTTATTCACAGGCGCCACTAGCCCAAAGGTATAAAATCGCAGCACAGTCTCTTCAGAATCACTAATCTTTTCGGATTTACTCTCCGGCGACACTAACTCCCACTCAGGAAGTTTTGGAATATTCTGCATCATCATGACTCTTGAGGAAGTGCTGATCCGGAAGCCCGTTGAACGTGTCCAGTGCACCGGCAAAGCGCTGGAGGAAGTTCTGCTCTCCGCTAAAGACAACAACTGCCTGACTGTCGGTGTCTATGAGTCTGCTAAAGTTATGAATGTGTAAGTATGAGTTTCTTGAAATGCATATGTAAACTGAATTTCTATCTATGTTTGCTTATTTTGAAGTCATTTTGCATGTACTTATGGTTCCTCTGTTTTCTTTGCAGTGACACCGacaatgtgtgtttctgtgtcctgGCAACCGATGAGGAGTGGGAGTGTGACATTGCTCTCCAGATCCACTTCACCCTCATCCAGTCTTACTGTTTTGACAACGACATCAGCATCGTCAGGGTGAACAACATGCAGCGACTGGCCGAAATTGTTCGTGACAAGACTGGCCAGCTTGAAGATGCCCACTGCTGTCTTATCATGGTGTGTACTATTTCAACCCAAGCTGACTTTATTAAAACATGCAATAATATATCATGGTTTTAACTGTTCATTGTGTCCATGTGACTAATGTTTCTTTCCCCTCTTGTTTGTCAACAGAACTCAGCTGATGGTTCTTGGGAGGACCCTGCTTTGGAGAAGCTGCACCTGTTCTGCGAGGAGAGCCGGGGTCTGAACGACTGGGTTCCAGAGATCACCCTCCCTAAACGCTGATTTGGGACTTTACTCTTCTCTCTTGAGATACTGTAAACCTTCAACCTATAAGGAAATACTCATCCTTTTACAGGATGACACTGTTTCTCATCCCTGGATACTCCTGAGGAGGATTCTGATCCAGGCATCGCGTGGCCGGCCCGAATGGACCCCCGTGATTTCGTCGTCTCTTGTCCCGTCCATGCCAAGATGACTTCCATTCTTTATGTGAATGAGGTCAGGTATGCCACAAGAGCGACAAAACGGCCCTCATTCTTTGTGCGGATGAGGtttggagagaaaggaggagcgAGTTCTGCATCCTGTGTTCCACAGAGCGAACGTCGCACGTTGAAGCACGCGCAGTAGGAGAAGAAGCGGTGCCAAGAAGAAGCATTCTTAAAAACAGACTTTTTAAAAATGTCTTCTTGCTGAGCGGCAATAACAACCGTTACATTCAGCGAAATGTTTCCCACTTTCCAGAATTGTCTTAATTCTCTAAAGGTTTAACTTTAGAAATGTAATAATGACAAAAAATGAACATAAAAAAAAGATAAAAGATAGCACTTATAATGCTCTAAAGGTTTCACTTTAGAATGTTTTGCCTAActtttcaaaaatatatatttttacttatGTTATCTATTTTTATACATGTTTATGTTTGATAACATTACATTGTTAAACATTAAAAGGGGAAAAATGAATAATTATTTAAATGTTTATAAAAAACGAAGACCCTAATAAATTGAATGAATATCGTATTTGTCGTCATGTGTTTTTTTTACTCTCCTTATTAAGTTTGGAGAGTAGCCTATGCCTACTAAAATGGGGAGGTTATTGtgttgacaaaaaaaatgtgctCAGCAGGCACTTAAGGGTGTCAACTGCTCGCTGTTGTCCCACCAGTAAAAGTCTGTtctgtcccttcctcccttcttggCTGATCTGCATGTGTATGGGGGCGTACAATAGCAGAATGCGCTCTGTTGTCACATCCAGCAGTCCACACAGAGGGATTATTGTCTGACCGGCAGATGTCTGTGTAGCCATGCTGTACCATCTGCCGCTTTCTGCAGGTGAGGCCGGACAGGGGAGGAGTTGAGGGTGTTTTGGGTGCCTAAGGGTCCGAAGTAGACTGGTTTGGGGAGAAGGGTGCAACTGCAGCCCACAATTCGGGGCATTCCTGCCTCTGCAGCAACCCCACTTTATACTTATATTAGGCGGGGGGGCGACACCATGTGTTCGCTAGCTAGCAAGATAGCACACAGTGTcactaattagctagctagttaacacaGTGTTACCCCAGCCTCCTGCCCGATGTGCTTGCGGGAGTCCCCGCCTGCTGTGTACCTGAGGAAACCATATCGGCAGGCGGGGGCTCCCGCAAGCACATCGGGCAGGAGGCGGGGGTGACACTGTGTGCTAGCAAGCCAGCACACATTGTCACTAACTAGCAAGCTGGTTAGCACCCAGTGTGGCTCCATCCTCCCACCTGCCGTATTAGCGGGAGGTGGGACGACCGGTCAACAGTGTACTTTGCCCCGCCTTTCGGGCACCGCTTTCCCGTAGTTCTGTTAACAATGGTGAGGGCAGATGTTCGGCAGGtgggagagaaggacagtgtcTAAAGGCAAAAAAAACTCATAGACTTAGATTTTTCTTTTGACCCACATTcaaaagtgtgtgtctgtgtggggggctGCAGTTGCACACTATTGGGATTGGGGGTTTAAATAGGGGGCTGACTATCATCTGGTGCTCTGCCAGCTGCTGTGGGCTATTGTTTACATGGTTTCTAGCAGGACACTTGTGAAGCTTTTGTAAACACTTAATACAAAGAATAGCAGCCCTAAATTTGCTTTCATGAGGTTTATATTTGACCTCCACCTGcttcaaataaaaaaaactgcATGAATGTCAATTAAGTCTTTATTGCACTTTATTTAGAGCATCAATAAGTCACAATGGTAAAAGTTCCATTTGGTTGTCGAATATAATACAGAGACAATCACCTGCACAAAATCAGTCTTCTCTAAGGGCAAGAAAAATCACGAAGACAAACAAGCATACTGATTTCAGAGACTATCATTCATCAAACAACCAAGGAGTTGTCTAAAAGCAATGCTCTTTCAGCACATTCTTCATATTTCATGTTATTGTGCTATGAATAAAAGTATATAAGTATCActtctttttttttgtgtgtggattttttacccctttttctccccaatttcatggtatccaattgtttagtagctactatcttgtctcatcgctacaactcccgtacacagtgccatccaacctggaagccagccgcaccaatgtgtcggaggaaacacgtgcacctggcaaccttggttagcgcgcactgcgcccggcccgccacaggagtcactggtgtgcAATAAGAATGAtttccctactggccaaaccttCCTTAACCTGACAATGCTATGcaaattgtgcgttgccccacggacctcccgtcTCGGCCGGTTCTGACAGAGcatgggcgcgaacccagagtctctggtggcacagctggtgctgcagtacagtgcccttgaccactgcaccacccgggaggcccccatAAGTATCACTTCTATACTAAAAAGGGTGCTTCCTAAATTAATTTTGATGGGACTCATTATTTCATCAGGCACTTTTACGACTCTATTTCAGCTTCACAAAAGATTACCAATAACAATCTTACTTTGTTAGAGACATCATGACCAGCAGTCCAATGTTTCAGTATCTGTGTGTTACCACAACTGTTCATCTACAGTGGTTCCTGTGTTACATTCACACAAAACACATTTTCACTTTCATCCCAAAGTGCAATAAAACATTTGTAGCTGTATGACCCTGAGTGAATTTTCAATGGATTAAAGCAGGCTTACAAGGACCCACGTCCAGGCTGGTCACTTACTGAAGGACACATAACCTGGAGGAGTGCATCAGACTTCTGTAAGCTCGGAGGCCTTCTCTTTTAGGGTCCCGGACCAACCCTCCGACCACAGGCACAGTCTCAGCGCCACGCCTTTTCTGGGCACGGTGTAAGAGGATGCGGTAAAGTCCGGTGATGGGGCTGCGGCTGTCCTTGCCCTCATTGTTGCGTATGTGTTCCATGTTGACACCCAGCTCCTCCAGGGAGGCCCtgatctcctcctcctcatcatccagCTCCCCAGGCTCTGCATCCGCCAGGCGCAGAGGGTTGAGGGGGACCGTTGGCACCACAGTCCACGGGTACTCCACAGGAAGCAGCCAGTCACAGCCCAGCATCTGGTCCACTGCATAGCGTTCCACTGGCACAGGCTTCAGGATGCCCCGAATCAGCCGCTGGCATGGGCCTGGCACCCAGGGCGGGAGGGTGTAGACCCCCTCTATAACAACGAGCCTCAGCTTGCCCATGGTTTCGGCTCGGAAGGGCATGGTGCCAGTCACCATGAAGAAGAGCAGGACGCCCATGGCCCATACGTCCACTGGCGGCCCCACATAGCACTCGTCCCTGAAGAGTTCAGGCGCAGCATAAGGGGGAGATCCACAAAAGGTGTCCAGGGTGTCACTGCAGTTGGTGACCCTGGTGCTGAAGCCAAAGTCAGCCACCTTCACACAGCCATTACAGGTGTACAGTACATTCTCAGCCTTCAGGTCCCGGTGGA
This region of Oncorhynchus masou masou isolate Uvic2021 chromosome 8, UVic_Omas_1.1, whole genome shotgun sequence genomic DNA includes:
- the LOC135543925 gene encoding growth arrest and DNA damage-inducible protein GADD45 gamma-like, with amino-acid sequence MTLEEVLIRKPVERVQCTGKALEEVLLSAKDNNCLTVGVYESAKVMNVDTDNVCFCVLATDEEWECDIALQIHFTLIQSYCFDNDISIVRVNNMQRLAEIVRDKTGQLEDAHCCLIMNSADGSWEDPALEKLHLFCEESRGLNDWVPEITLPKR
- the nim1kb gene encoding serine/threonine-protein kinase NIM1, with the protein product MPGGQYQVSTRRRTLHSRYSLSVSSLGRQDEEEDTPPPCLSPLEKLTTKMCQDEQVIKELTVGRRIGFYKVRGEIGSGTFSHVKMAFHSLTKDKVAIKVLDKMRLDVQAQRLLSREISIMEALQHANVVRLYEVVESHSRLYLVLEYAGGGDLHTHICSDGKLSEAEAKITFAQILSAIKYMHDKNIIHRDLKAENVLYTCNGCVKVADFGFSTRVTNCSDTLDTFCGSPPYAAPELFRDECYVGPPVDVWAMGVLLFFMVTGTMPFRAETMGKLRLVVIEGVYTLPPWVPGPCQRLIRGILKPVPVERYAVDQMLGCDWLLPVEYPWTVVPTVPLNPLRLADAEPGELDDEEEEIRASLEELGVNMEHIRNNEGKDSRSPITGLYRILLHRAQKRRGAETVPVVGGLVRDPKREGLRAYRSLMHSSRLCVLQ